One Primulina tabacum isolate GXHZ01 chromosome 10, ASM2559414v2, whole genome shotgun sequence DNA segment encodes these proteins:
- the LOC142506182 gene encoding pyrroline-5-carboxylate reductase-like isoform X1, producing MADIVPIPADSYKLGFIGAGKMDESIARGVVKSGLLAGSQIRTAYHANIRRTAFESFGVKMLDHNKQVHPVTGPTLSFFPRICACMSSYIDGAYGCDICGKNTFGNIQLTLLKCDAAVRPFLSEKQLLVSVVAGVKLKDLQVLGTASMVADMGKHPGQLKDDVASPGGTSIAGIHELEKASFRGILMNAVVAASKRSRELSQS from the exons ATGGCAGACATTGTACCAATTCCAGCTGACTCGTACAAGCTTGGTTTTATTGGAGCTGGAAAAATGGATGAGAGCATTGCCAGAGGTGTAGTGAAATCAGGATTGTTGGCTGGTTCCCAGATTCGAACTGCCTATCATGCCAATATTCGCCGTACTGCATTTGAATCTTTTGGCGTCAAAATGCTTGATCATAACAAGCAGGTACATCCTGTTACTGGACCAACTCTCTCTTTCTTTCCTCGCATATGTGCGTGTATGTCCAGCTATATTGATGGGGCCTATGGATGTGATATCTGCGGAAAGAACACATTTGGCAATATTCAACTCACTCTG TTAAAATGTGATGCTGCAGTTAGGCCATTTCTTTCGGAGAAGCAGCTGTTGGTATCCGTTGTTGCTGGAGTTAAGCTAAAAGATCTTCAG GTTTTAGGAACCGCATCGATGGTTGCTGACATGGGGAAGCATCCTGGTCAGCTGAAAGATGATGTTGCATCGCCCGGTGGCACATCCATAGCTGGAATTCATGAATTGGAGAAGGCCAGCTTTCGTGGAATTTTGATGAACGCTGTTGTTGCTGCCTCAAAGCGTAGCCGAGAACTTTCCCAGAGCTAG
- the LOC142506182 gene encoding pyrroline-5-carboxylate reductase-like isoform X4 translates to MADIVPIPADSYKLGFIGAGKMDESIARGVVKSGLLAGSQIRTAYHANIRRTAFESFGVKMLDHNKQLKCDAAVRPFLSEKQLLVSVVAGVKLKDLQVLGTASMVADMGKHPGQLKDDVASPGGTSIAGIHELEKASFRGILMNAVVAASKRSRELSQS, encoded by the exons ATGGCAGACATTGTACCAATTCCAGCTGACTCGTACAAGCTTGGTTTTATTGGAGCTGGAAAAATGGATGAGAGCATTGCCAGAGGTGTAGTGAAATCAGGATTGTTGGCTGGTTCCCAGATTCGAACTGCCTATCATGCCAATATTCGCCGTACTGCATTTGAATCTTTTGGCGTCAAAATGCTTGATCATAACAAGCAG TTAAAATGTGATGCTGCAGTTAGGCCATTTCTTTCGGAGAAGCAGCTGTTGGTATCCGTTGTTGCTGGAGTTAAGCTAAAAGATCTTCAG GTTTTAGGAACCGCATCGATGGTTGCTGACATGGGGAAGCATCCTGGTCAGCTGAAAGATGATGTTGCATCGCCCGGTGGCACATCCATAGCTGGAATTCATGAATTGGAGAAGGCCAGCTTTCGTGGAATTTTGATGAACGCTGTTGTTGCTGCCTCAAAGCGTAGCCGAGAACTTTCCCAGAGCTAG
- the LOC142506182 gene encoding pyrroline-5-carboxylate reductase-like isoform X2: protein MADIVPIPADSYKLGFIGAGKMDESIARGVVKSGLLAGSQIRTAYHANIRRTAFESFGVKMLDHNKQVHPVTGPTLSFFPRICACMSSYIDGAYGCDICGKNTFGNIQLTLVLGTASMVADMGKHPGQLKDDVASPGGTSIAGIHELEKASFRGILMNAVVAASKRSRELSQS from the exons ATGGCAGACATTGTACCAATTCCAGCTGACTCGTACAAGCTTGGTTTTATTGGAGCTGGAAAAATGGATGAGAGCATTGCCAGAGGTGTAGTGAAATCAGGATTGTTGGCTGGTTCCCAGATTCGAACTGCCTATCATGCCAATATTCGCCGTACTGCATTTGAATCTTTTGGCGTCAAAATGCTTGATCATAACAAGCAGGTACATCCTGTTACTGGACCAACTCTCTCTTTCTTTCCTCGCATATGTGCGTGTATGTCCAGCTATATTGATGGGGCCTATGGATGTGATATCTGCGGAAAGAACACATTTGGCAATATTCAACTCACTCTG GTTTTAGGAACCGCATCGATGGTTGCTGACATGGGGAAGCATCCTGGTCAGCTGAAAGATGATGTTGCATCGCCCGGTGGCACATCCATAGCTGGAATTCATGAATTGGAGAAGGCCAGCTTTCGTGGAATTTTGATGAACGCTGTTGTTGCTGCCTCAAAGCGTAGCCGAGAACTTTCCCAGAGCTAG
- the LOC142506182 gene encoding uncharacterized protein LOC142506182 isoform X3 has product MPIFAVLHLNLLASKCLIITSRYILLLDQLSLSFLAYVRVCPAILMGPMDVISAERTHLAIFNSLWFLISPFLLKCDAAVRPFLSEKQLLVSVVAGVKLKDLQVLGTASMVADMGKHPGQLKDDVASPGGTSIAGIHELEKASFRGILMNAVVAASKRSRELSQS; this is encoded by the exons ATGCCAATATTCGCCGTACTGCATTTGAATCTTTTGGCGTCAAAATGCTTGATCATAACAAGCAGGTACATCCTGTTACTGGACCAACTCTCTCTTTCTTTCCTCGCATATGTGCGTGTATGTCCAGCTATATTGATGGGGCCTATGGATGTGATATCTGCGGAAAGAACACATTTGGCAATATTCAACTCACTCTGGTTCTTGATTTCTCCTTTTCTG TTAAAATGTGATGCTGCAGTTAGGCCATTTCTTTCGGAGAAGCAGCTGTTGGTATCCGTTGTTGCTGGAGTTAAGCTAAAAGATCTTCAG GTTTTAGGAACCGCATCGATGGTTGCTGACATGGGGAAGCATCCTGGTCAGCTGAAAGATGATGTTGCATCGCCCGGTGGCACATCCATAGCTGGAATTCATGAATTGGAGAAGGCCAGCTTTCGTGGAATTTTGATGAACGCTGTTGTTGCTGCCTCAAAGCGTAGCCGAGAACTTTCCCAGAGCTAG